One region of Streptomyces sp. CG4 genomic DNA includes:
- a CDS encoding nuclear transport factor 2 family protein: MTIKPANLSDPAVRAFVSAVNSHDRDGFMALLAPGATMSDDGSDRDLDDWIDREIFSSNGHLEVDNESSGGRALLARYRNDTWGEMRTRWTFTVEDDGRISRFETGQA, encoded by the coding sequence ATGACGATCAAGCCAGCCAATCTCAGCGACCCGGCCGTCCGGGCCTTCGTCAGCGCCGTCAACTCCCATGACCGGGACGGATTCATGGCCCTCCTCGCGCCCGGTGCGACCATGTCCGACGACGGCTCCGACCGTGACCTCGACGACTGGATCGACCGGGAGATCTTCTCCTCCAACGGTCACCTGGAGGTCGACAACGAGTCCTCCGGCGGCCGGGCCCTGCTCGCCCGCTACCGCAACGACACCTGGGGCGAGATGCGCACCCGGTGGACCTTCACCGTCGAGGACGACGGACGGATCTCCCGCTTCGAGACCGGGCAGGCATAG
- a CDS encoding serine hydrolase translates to MRECSRLSRRAVLGLTAAALPLSMAAEASATTVVGGEQLARTGVQVRGASGLPAKLTARSWLIADCESGEVLAAFNAHRRLPPASTLKMLFADTVLKKFDRTARYTVKDSDVLDVPAGSSLVGIKPGLTYTVEQLWQGVFLRSGNDAVHVLSHMNGGIAKTVAEMQAKAEDLQALDTHVVSPDGFDHPGQISSAYDLSLFARHGLKDADFRGYCGTRTADFPAGGKKTFQIQNTDRLLTGALGLRTYDGLIGVKNGYTSNAGNTFTGAATRGGRTLLVTVMHPAAGGIAVYEQTAALLDWGFGRGRTARAVGTLVDPLSEGGASAAHGRNAAQAAVGAPGSDSGGSSTAQVVEGAGVTALLLAAGAAVVVKRRRRAVAATAPAEADTEVADLTGMREPGGRHRR, encoded by the coding sequence GTGCGCGAATGTTCCCGGCTCAGCCGACGTGCCGTCCTTGGACTGACGGCCGCCGCCCTTCCCTTGTCCATGGCCGCCGAGGCCTCCGCGACCACGGTCGTCGGGGGCGAGCAGCTGGCCCGTACCGGTGTCCAGGTGCGCGGTGCCTCCGGGTTGCCCGCCAAACTCACCGCCCGCTCCTGGCTGATCGCCGACTGCGAGAGCGGCGAGGTGCTCGCCGCGTTCAACGCGCACCGGCGGCTCCCGCCCGCGTCCACGCTGAAGATGCTGTTCGCGGACACCGTGCTGAAGAAGTTCGACCGCACCGCGCGGTACACGGTGAAGGACTCCGACGTCCTCGACGTCCCGGCGGGCTCCAGCCTGGTCGGCATCAAGCCCGGCCTCACCTACACCGTCGAGCAGCTGTGGCAGGGCGTGTTCCTGCGCTCCGGCAACGACGCCGTGCACGTGCTCTCCCACATGAACGGCGGCATCGCCAAGACCGTCGCGGAGATGCAGGCCAAGGCCGAGGACCTGCAGGCCCTGGACACCCATGTGGTCAGCCCCGACGGCTTCGACCACCCGGGCCAGATCTCCTCGGCGTACGACCTCTCGCTGTTCGCCCGGCACGGCCTGAAGGACGCCGACTTCCGCGGCTACTGCGGCACGCGGACCGCCGACTTCCCGGCCGGCGGCAAGAAGACCTTCCAGATCCAGAACACCGACCGCCTGCTGACCGGGGCGTTGGGCCTGAGGACGTACGACGGCCTGATCGGTGTGAAGAACGGCTACACCAGCAACGCCGGCAACACGTTCACCGGCGCGGCCACCCGGGGCGGGCGCACCCTGCTGGTGACGGTCATGCACCCGGCCGCGGGTGGCATCGCCGTCTACGAGCAGACCGCCGCACTGCTCGACTGGGGCTTCGGACGCGGGCGTACGGCGCGGGCCGTGGGCACGCTCGTCGATCCGCTCAGCGAGGGCGGCGCGAGCGCGGCGCACGGGCGGAACGCGGCACAGGCGGCGGTCGGCGCGCCCGGGTCGGACTCCGGCGGGTCGTCCACCGCGCAGGTGGTGGAGGGCGCGGGGGTCACGGCGCTGCTGCTGGCGGCGGGGGCGGCGGTGGTGGTGAAGCGGCGCCGCAGGGCGGTCGCGGCGACCGCGCCGGCCGAGGCGGACACGGAGGTCGCGGACCTGACGGGGATGAGGGAGCCCGGGGGCCGGCACCGGCGCTGA
- a CDS encoding DoxX family membrane protein, with amino-acid sequence MSCFDRRDLGLLLLRLGTGGVLAAHGAQKLFGWFGGGGLEGTGQFMESVGYAPGRASATAAGLAEAGGGTLLALGLATPAAGAAAAGAMAGAAAVHLPNGFFAQGGGYEYAASLGLAAAGLAVTGPGRLSLDHALGHVFDRGWMVPVALGVTAAATAAMIGARNCRVRAKTEGQQEVLFEEFEE; translated from the coding sequence GTGAGCTGTTTCGACCGACGCGATCTGGGCCTGCTGCTGCTCCGGCTGGGGACCGGCGGGGTGCTGGCCGCGCACGGTGCGCAGAAGCTGTTCGGCTGGTTCGGCGGGGGCGGTCTGGAGGGCACCGGCCAGTTCATGGAGTCCGTCGGCTATGCGCCGGGCAGGGCGAGTGCTACGGCGGCGGGCCTGGCGGAGGCGGGCGGCGGCACCCTGCTCGCCCTGGGCCTGGCGACCCCGGCGGCGGGCGCGGCGGCGGCCGGCGCGATGGCGGGGGCGGCGGCGGTGCACCTGCCCAACGGCTTCTTCGCCCAGGGGGGCGGCTACGAATACGCGGCGAGCCTGGGCCTGGCAGCCGCGGGTCTCGCCGTCACCGGCCCCGGCCGGCTCTCCCTCGACCACGCCCTCGGCCATGTCTTCGACCGCGGCTGGATGGTGCCGGTGGCCCTGGGGGTGACGGCGGCGGCCACGGCAGCGATGATCGGGGCGCGGAACTGCCGGGTACGGGCGAAGACGGAGGGGCAGCAGGAGGTGTTGTTCGAGGAGTTCGAGGAGTAG
- a CDS encoding ABC1 kinase family protein, producing the protein MNADTVRSPADPFATVPRRALVGRAAVLLLLLLRGAVALAGQTAVGVLRRDLRTRRDRWLVDLVTRLGPAFIKAAQLLATRADVLPPRLCAAFARLYDGVRPAPLTTEAAELRDTGLVLDRGADGIARPVAAGSIACVYRAIAPDGRRVAVKVRRPGVARQLAVDLELMRRGTRLMARLPQLRGLPAVAVVDQMTEAVHGQLDFQREARFLAEFRRNMAEESGLRVPAVHRDLGHDDVLVMEFMEGLRRRAPHEFPEEVRERAVLSTLRGIYRMLFIDGLVHCDLHPGNLYFLPDGDVVLVDAGFTVRLDERTRAAFAWFFLQMHVGDGEACAQIVLTTATPGPRADTDGFTRELAALVRANSGAVAADFDLVTFGASLFDIQRRHDLYAAPEFVFPLLSLLVLEGTVRAFAPQVDFQKEAGPYLMKSVFGEAFQPAA; encoded by the coding sequence ATGAACGCAGACACCGTCCGGTCGCCCGCGGACCCGTTCGCCACCGTCCCGCGCCGAGCGCTCGTGGGGCGTGCGGCGGTTCTCCTCCTGCTCCTGCTGCGCGGCGCCGTGGCACTCGCCGGGCAGACGGCGGTCGGGGTCCTCCGCCGCGACCTGCGCACCCGCCGCGACCGCTGGCTGGTGGACCTGGTCACCCGGCTCGGCCCCGCCTTCATCAAGGCCGCCCAGTTGCTGGCCACCCGGGCGGACGTGCTGCCGCCCCGGCTGTGCGCCGCGTTCGCCCGCCTCTACGACGGTGTCCGGCCTGCGCCGCTGACGACCGAGGCCGCCGAACTGCGGGACACCGGCCTCGTACTGGACCGGGGCGCCGACGGGATCGCCCGCCCGGTCGCCGCCGGCAGCATCGCCTGCGTCTACCGCGCGATCGCCCCCGACGGCCGCAGGGTCGCGGTGAAGGTGCGGCGCCCCGGAGTCGCCCGGCAGCTGGCGGTGGACCTGGAACTCATGCGCAGGGGCACCCGGCTGATGGCCCGGTTGCCACAGCTGCGCGGTCTCCCGGCCGTCGCCGTCGTCGACCAGATGACCGAGGCGGTCCACGGCCAGCTCGACTTCCAGCGGGAGGCGCGCTTCCTGGCCGAGTTCCGCCGGAACATGGCGGAGGAGTCCGGCCTCCGGGTCCCCGCCGTGCACCGGGACCTCGGCCACGACGACGTCCTGGTCATGGAGTTCATGGAGGGCCTGCGGCGCCGTGCGCCCCACGAGTTCCCGGAGGAAGTCCGCGAGCGGGCGGTCCTGTCGACGCTGCGCGGGATCTACCGGATGCTCTTCATCGACGGGCTGGTCCACTGCGACCTGCACCCCGGCAACCTCTACTTCCTGCCGGACGGCGACGTGGTGCTGGTGGACGCCGGCTTCACCGTGCGCCTGGACGAGCGGACCCGCGCCGCCTTCGCCTGGTTCTTCCTGCAGATGCACGTGGGGGACGGGGAGGCCTGCGCCCAGATCGTCCTGACCACGGCGACCCCCGGGCCGCGCGCCGACACGGACGGTTTCACACGCGAACTCGCCGCACTGGTACGGGCGAACAGCGGGGCGGTCGCGGCCGACTTCGACCTGGTGACGTTCGGCGCCTCGCTGTTCGACATCCAGCGCCGCCACGACCTGTACGCCGCACCGGAGTTCGTGTTCCCGCTGCTGTCCCTGCTGGTGCTGGAGGGCACCGTACGGGCCTTCGCCCCGCAGGTGGACTTCCAGAAGGAGGCCGGGCCGTATCTGATGAAGTCCGTGTTCGGCGAGGCCTTTCAGCCGGCGGCCTGA
- a CDS encoding twin-arginine translocation signal domain-containing protein translates to MTESAEITGSGSDRRGFMKGAAVTAAAVGAGALAPGAAQAAEAERIAALQPAFPFPLPPVGVDIPCSCYASNVPLQINTGVVNLDFKGGIDVCVRTSSETGLVLEIIGHKVVADTPTQTVTIEQSDATITPLSALQMNPGNPTAVPPVPPFPEMLLKLLFKLTVAPKDGSPPLVLSTDPNNPATLSSGILKAFPPSNQGYTLGSNVPLLDSNGNQAGMLQGFPVTVNQSA, encoded by the coding sequence ATGACTGAGTCTGCTGAGATCACCGGCAGCGGGAGCGACCGCCGCGGGTTCATGAAGGGCGCGGCGGTCACCGCCGCGGCGGTCGGCGCCGGGGCTCTGGCGCCGGGTGCCGCCCAGGCCGCGGAGGCGGAGCGGATCGCGGCTCTGCAGCCCGCGTTCCCGTTCCCGCTGCCGCCCGTCGGCGTGGACATCCCTTGTAGCTGCTACGCCTCCAATGTGCCCCTGCAGATCAACACCGGGGTCGTCAACCTCGACTTCAAGGGCGGCATCGACGTCTGCGTCCGTACGAGCAGCGAGACCGGCCTCGTCCTGGAGATCATCGGCCACAAGGTGGTCGCGGACACCCCCACCCAGACGGTCACCATCGAGCAGTCGGACGCCACGATCACCCCGCTGAGCGCGCTGCAGATGAACCCCGGCAACCCGACCGCGGTCCCGCCGGTCCCGCCCTTCCCGGAGATGCTCCTCAAGCTGCTCTTCAAGCTCACGGTCGCCCCGAAGGACGGCAGCCCGCCGCTGGTCCTGTCCACCGACCCGAACAACCCCGCCACGCTCAGCTCGGGCATCCTCAAGGCGTTCCCGCCCTCCAACCAGGGCTACACGCTCGGCAGCAACGTGCCGCTCCTCGACTCGAACGGCAACCAGGCCGGCATGCTGCAGGGCTTCCCGGTCACGGTCAACCAGAGCGCCTGA
- the tatC gene encoding twin-arginine translocase subunit TatC, whose product MDTTRPDTPRTPAHPGGRMPLREHLRELRNRLAKALLFVLLGTVAGWYLHPWLISELTGPSCHIPGLHGIAPPTPACPNGLMVMQGVMTPLTFTFKVALAAGVVLSSPFWSYQLWAFAAPGLHRHEKRYALGFVAAAVPLFLSGAGLAYWVFPQALRILLGFTPGSFSNFLQGDQFLEFFLRMILVFGLSFEMPLLLVLLNFTGVVSAASLLARWRTLVMLIFVFAALATPTGDPLTMMVLAVPMTVLFALSLAVIGWRDRVRTRRAGAALSPDEASSLDLTPSQIQVPAGSRD is encoded by the coding sequence GTGGACACGACCCGACCCGACACACCCCGGACCCCGGCCCACCCGGGCGGCCGGATGCCGCTGCGCGAGCATCTGCGCGAGCTGCGCAACCGCTTGGCGAAGGCGCTGCTCTTCGTGCTCCTCGGCACGGTGGCCGGCTGGTATCTGCACCCCTGGCTGATCTCCGAACTGACCGGTCCCAGCTGCCACATCCCCGGCCTGCACGGGATCGCGCCCCCGACCCCCGCCTGCCCCAACGGGCTGATGGTGATGCAGGGCGTGATGACCCCGCTGACCTTCACCTTCAAGGTGGCGCTGGCCGCCGGAGTGGTGCTCTCCAGCCCGTTCTGGTCGTACCAGCTGTGGGCCTTCGCGGCGCCGGGGCTGCACCGCCACGAGAAGCGCTACGCGCTCGGGTTCGTCGCCGCCGCCGTGCCGCTGTTCCTGTCCGGGGCCGGGCTGGCCTACTGGGTGTTCCCGCAGGCCCTGCGGATCCTGCTCGGATTCACGCCGGGTTCCTTCAGCAACTTTCTCCAGGGCGACCAGTTCCTGGAGTTCTTCCTCAGGATGATCCTGGTGTTCGGCCTCTCCTTCGAGATGCCGCTGCTGCTGGTGCTGCTCAACTTCACGGGCGTGGTGAGCGCGGCGAGCCTGCTGGCCCGCTGGCGGACCCTCGTCATGCTGATCTTCGTGTTCGCGGCCCTCGCCACCCCCACGGGCGACCCGCTCACCATGATGGTCCTCGCGGTGCCGATGACCGTCCTGTTCGCCCTGTCGCTGGCCGTGATCGGCTGGCGCGACCGGGTGCGCACGCGCAGGGCGGGGGCGGCGCTCTCGCCCGACGAGGCGTCGTCGCTCGACCTGACGCCGTCACAGATCCAGGTTCCGGCGGGAAGCAGGGACTGA
- a CDS encoding multidrug effflux MFS transporter, with protein sequence MRERAAAPASKTRSTPRAAPAEAGAARRTGLLVTLVLGGLTATPPLAMDMYLPSLPEVTRSLHAPAATVQLTLTACLLGMALGQLVVGPMSDRWGRRRPLLAGLAVYLVATALCALAPNVETLVALRLAQGLAGAAGIVIARAVVRDLYDGVAMARFFSTLMLISGAAPIVAPLIGGQILRVTDWRGVFVVLTVVGTLLAALVWLRLPETLPPADRHAGGAGTALRAMRGLLADLPFTGYMLAGGFAFAALFAYISASPFVIQEIYGASPQTFSLLFGLNSVGLVIAGQVNGKLLVGRVALEKVLACGLAVIVLAASALLLMSAGALGGTGLAPVAAALFVLMSAMGITLPNAQSLALMRTRHAAGSASALLGTTSFLVGAVASPLVGVAGEHTAVPMAVVQLAGALVAAACFMGMCRPWKTRGNTRAGSEGDEH encoded by the coding sequence ATGCGCGAGCGCGCGGCGGCACCGGCATCGAAGACACGGTCCACGCCCCGCGCTGCCCCGGCGGAGGCCGGCGCGGCGCGGCGCACCGGCCTGCTCGTCACCCTCGTCCTCGGCGGCCTCACCGCGACACCCCCGCTCGCCATGGACATGTACCTCCCGTCCCTGCCGGAGGTCACCAGGTCCCTGCACGCGCCCGCCGCCACCGTCCAGCTCACCCTCACCGCGTGCCTGCTGGGCATGGCCCTCGGCCAGCTGGTCGTCGGCCCGATGAGCGACCGCTGGGGCCGCCGCCGGCCACTCCTCGCCGGCCTCGCCGTGTACCTCGTCGCGACCGCCCTGTGCGCCCTCGCGCCGAACGTCGAGACGCTGGTCGCCCTCCGGCTGGCGCAGGGCCTCGCGGGCGCGGCCGGGATCGTCATCGCCCGGGCCGTCGTACGCGATCTGTACGACGGCGTGGCCATGGCCCGCTTCTTCTCCACCCTGATGCTGATCTCCGGGGCCGCGCCGATCGTGGCGCCGCTGATCGGCGGGCAGATCCTCAGGGTGACGGACTGGCGGGGCGTGTTCGTGGTCCTCACCGTGGTCGGCACGCTGCTCGCCGCGCTCGTCTGGCTGCGGCTGCCCGAGACGCTGCCGCCCGCAGACCGCCACGCCGGGGGAGCCGGGACGGCCCTGCGCGCCATGCGGGGGCTGCTCGCCGACCTGCCCTTCACCGGCTACATGCTGGCCGGCGGCTTCGCCTTCGCCGCGCTGTTCGCGTACATATCCGCGTCCCCGTTCGTGATCCAGGAGATCTACGGCGCCTCCCCGCAGACCTTCAGCCTGCTCTTCGGCCTCAACTCGGTCGGGCTGGTGATCGCCGGACAGGTCAACGGGAAGCTGCTGGTCGGCCGGGTCGCCCTGGAGAAGGTGCTGGCCTGCGGCCTCGCGGTGATCGTGCTCGCCGCGAGCGCCCTGCTGCTGATGTCGGCCGGCGCCCTCGGCGGGACCGGCCTCGCCCCCGTTGCGGCCGCGCTCTTCGTCCTGATGTCGGCGATGGGCATCACCCTCCCCAACGCCCAGTCCCTCGCCCTCATGCGCACCCGGCACGCCGCCGGCTCCGCCTCCGCGCTGCTCGGCACCACCTCCTTCCTCGTCGGCGCGGTCGCCTCGCCGCTCGTCGGCGTCGCCGGAGAGCACACCGCCGTACCCATGGCAGTGGTCCAACTGGCGGGAGCACTGGTCGCGGCGGCCTGCTTCATGGGAATGTGCCGTCCCTGGAAGACACGGGGGAACACCCGTGCGGGGTCGGAGGGAGACGAGCACTGA
- a CDS encoding small ribosomal subunit Rsm22 family protein: MNAPVTPADALRRSLAELLDGLPPKQAAGAVERLIAHYRGDTPTHTPILRDRADVAAYAAYRMPATFEAVHAALEAFATAVPDWTPRSHTDVGGGTGAATWAVTATWPGERGVTVLDWAEPALALGREIAGANPALRGAHWQRARIGTDLTLDDVDLVTVSYVLNELSEPDRAALVDAAAAAAQAVVIVEAGTPAGYARVIEARDRLVRAGLHVVAPCPHSAACPIEPGKDWCHFAARVSRSSLHRQVKGGTLPYEDEKFSYVVATRLPAPPAPSRIVRRPQIRKGQVLLDLCEADERLRRTTVTKRHGDLYKAARDADWGDPWPPPDPDA; encoded by the coding sequence GTGAACGCCCCCGTAACCCCGGCCGACGCCCTCCGCAGGAGCCTCGCCGAGCTGCTCGACGGACTCCCGCCCAAGCAGGCGGCGGGCGCGGTCGAACGGCTCATCGCCCACTACCGGGGCGACACCCCCACCCACACCCCGATCCTCCGCGACCGCGCCGACGTGGCCGCCTACGCGGCCTACCGCATGCCCGCCACCTTCGAGGCGGTCCACGCGGCGCTGGAGGCCTTCGCCACGGCCGTACCCGACTGGACGCCGCGCAGCCACACCGACGTCGGCGGTGGCACCGGCGCCGCGACCTGGGCCGTCACCGCGACCTGGCCGGGCGAGCGCGGCGTCACCGTGCTGGACTGGGCCGAGCCCGCCCTCGCCCTCGGCCGGGAGATCGCCGGCGCCAACCCGGCCCTGCGGGGCGCCCACTGGCAGCGCGCCCGGATCGGCACCGACCTCACGCTCGACGACGTGGATCTCGTCACGGTGTCGTACGTCCTCAACGAACTCTCCGAACCCGACCGGGCCGCCCTCGTCGACGCCGCTGCCGCCGCCGCGCAGGCCGTGGTGATCGTGGAGGCCGGCACCCCGGCCGGCTACGCCCGGGTGATCGAGGCTCGCGACCGCCTCGTCCGCGCCGGCCTGCACGTCGTCGCCCCCTGCCCGCACAGCGCCGCCTGCCCCATCGAGCCCGGCAAGGACTGGTGCCACTTCGCCGCCCGGGTGAGCCGCTCCTCCCTGCACCGCCAGGTCAAGGGCGGCACCCTGCCGTACGAGGACGAGAAGTTCTCGTACGTCGTCGCCACCCGCCTGCCCGCCCCGCCGGCCCCCTCCCGCATCGTCCGGCGCCCGCAGATCCGCAAGGGGCAGGTGCTGCTGGACCTGTGCGAGGCGGACGAACGACTGCGCCGCACGACCGTCACCAAACGCCACGGCGACCTGTACAAGGCGGCCCGGGACGCCGACTGGGGAGACCCGTGGCCGCCGCCGGATCCGGACGCGTAG
- a CDS encoding TetR/AcrR family transcriptional regulator produces MVKKPAPDASRRSEKSRRAIYDAALALVGEVGYPKTTVEGIAARAGVGKQTIYRWWPSKAAVLMEAFFDLSTQAAQEAGQEPYVIPDTGDLAADLKTVLRITVDQLLDPRFAVPSRALAAEGVVNEPLGREFVTKLLEPQLQLYVDRLRAAQDTGAVRADVDPRIALELFVSPLAQRWLQHTAPITYAYTDTLVDYALYGLVPR; encoded by the coding sequence ATGGTCAAGAAGCCCGCCCCCGACGCCAGCCGGCGCAGCGAGAAGTCCCGCCGAGCGATCTACGACGCCGCCCTCGCCCTGGTCGGCGAGGTCGGGTACCCGAAGACCACCGTCGAGGGGATCGCCGCCCGCGCCGGGGTCGGCAAGCAGACGATCTACCGCTGGTGGCCCTCCAAGGCGGCCGTCCTGATGGAGGCGTTCTTCGACCTCTCCACGCAGGCGGCACAGGAGGCGGGGCAGGAGCCGTACGTCATCCCGGACACCGGCGACCTGGCCGCCGACCTCAAGACGGTGCTGCGGATCACCGTGGACCAGCTGCTCGACCCGCGCTTCGCGGTGCCCTCCCGCGCGCTGGCCGCCGAGGGCGTGGTCAACGAGCCGCTCGGCCGCGAGTTCGTCACCAAGCTCCTCGAACCCCAGCTCCAGCTGTACGTCGACCGGCTGCGCGCCGCCCAGGACACCGGGGCCGTACGGGCCGACGTCGATCCCCGTATCGCCCTGGAGCTGTTCGTCTCGCCCCTGGCCCAGCGCTGGCTCCAGCACACGGCGCCGATCACGTACGCCTACACGGACACGCTGGTCGACTACGCCCTGTACGGCCTGGTCCCCCGCTGA
- a CDS encoding twin-arginine translocase TatA/TatE family subunit codes for MFDGSSDLSNLSDLDVPLGVMVFNLSPFTLVALALIAMFLYGPDRLPKAVGEAARGLRRLRTALRGATDGVRRELGPEYQDLRLRDLNPRAFVAKHLLADDTPWDPPKPQWQPGPKPADWPAHVPFPSAAEMGMPEDADPFSAPIPRERTGPPAQGTSADAAPQEPVEETSPAAAAEAAGAGARASAVEASAPEGGGGVRMHDR; via the coding sequence GTGTTCGACGGATCCAGCGACCTCAGCAACCTCAGCGACCTCGATGTTCCTCTTGGAGTGATGGTGTTCAACCTGAGCCCGTTCACCCTGGTCGCTCTCGCTCTGATCGCCATGTTCCTCTACGGCCCCGACCGGCTGCCCAAGGCCGTCGGGGAAGCGGCACGTGGCCTGCGCAGGCTGCGTACGGCCCTGCGCGGCGCCACCGACGGGGTACGGCGGGAGCTGGGTCCCGAGTACCAGGATCTGCGCCTGCGTGACCTCAACCCGCGGGCGTTCGTGGCGAAGCACCTGCTGGCGGACGACACGCCCTGGGACCCGCCGAAGCCGCAGTGGCAGCCGGGCCCGAAGCCCGCGGACTGGCCGGCGCACGTGCCGTTCCCCTCGGCCGCCGAGATGGGCATGCCCGAGGACGCGGACCCGTTCAGCGCGCCCATCCCGCGTGAGCGGACCGGGCCGCCGGCCCAGGGCACCTCGGCGGACGCGGCGCCGCAGGAGCCCGTCGAGGAAACGTCACCGGCGGCCGCGGCGGAGGCGGCGGGGGCGGGGGCGCGGGCATCCGCCGTGGAGGCATCCGCGCCGGAGGGCGGCGGGGGCGTACGGATGCACGATCGCTGA
- a CDS encoding SDR family oxidoreductase, producing the protein MTDRQSKIAVVTGAGSGIGRAVAVELLRAGWSVALAGRRVETLEATAALVPEAAALAVRTDVSRPEDVEALFAATVDRFGRVDLLFNNAGTFGPGGVPVEELSYDAWRHVVDTNLNGAFLCAQAAYRRMKEQDPQGGRIINNGSISAHTPRPLSVAYTATKHALTGLTKSLSLDGRPYNIAVGQIDIGNAATDMTARMQTGALQANGEVAPEPVMDAADVARTVRHMAELPLEANVQFATVLATAMPYIGRG; encoded by the coding sequence ATGACTGACAGGCAATCGAAGATCGCGGTGGTGACCGGCGCCGGTTCCGGTATCGGGCGGGCGGTCGCCGTGGAGCTGCTGCGGGCCGGCTGGTCGGTGGCGCTGGCCGGCCGGCGCGTCGAGACGCTGGAGGCGACGGCGGCGCTGGTCCCGGAGGCCGCCGCGCTCGCCGTGCGCACCGACGTCTCCCGCCCGGAAGACGTGGAGGCGCTGTTCGCTGCGACGGTGGACCGGTTCGGCCGGGTGGACCTGCTGTTCAACAACGCGGGAACCTTCGGGCCCGGCGGGGTTCCGGTCGAGGAGCTGTCCTACGACGCGTGGCGGCACGTGGTGGACACCAACCTCAACGGGGCGTTCCTGTGCGCGCAGGCGGCGTACCGGCGGATGAAGGAGCAGGATCCGCAGGGCGGCCGGATCATCAACAACGGCTCCATCTCGGCGCACACGCCACGCCCGCTCTCGGTCGCCTACACCGCGACCAAGCACGCGCTGACCGGCCTCACCAAGTCGCTGTCCCTGGACGGGCGGCCGTACAACATCGCCGTCGGGCAGATCGACATCGGCAACGCGGCGACCGACATGACGGCCCGGATGCAGACCGGCGCCCTGCAGGCGAACGGCGAGGTGGCCCCGGAGCCGGTGATGGACGCGGCCGATGTGGCGCGCACCGTACGGCACATGGCCGAGCTGCCGCTGGAGGCGAACGTGCAGTTCGCGACGGTGCTGGCGACGGCGATGCCGTACATCGGGCGGGGCTGA
- a CDS encoding serine hydrolase domain-containing protein has product MPSLEDTGEHPCGVGGRRALSAPKLRADTPERAGLDPAELGHLVGEVHALTAGDRPWAPGAVVLAGRGPVIAVAEAAGFAVRYSGYDPETDTGVELPPAARVPATVDTPFDLASLTKLFTSVAAVQQIERGTLGMNARVGDYLPDFHAAAAHGITVRQLLTHTSGLRPELPLYDCPDDATRLSLLRAEAPTSTPGRYLYSDLNMLVLQSVLERITGRPLDVLVQDGITRPLGMTATSFGPCRGAAATEDQRRPWAKADRGMLRGVVHDENAWALGGVAGHAGLFSTAPDLAVFCRALLAGGSYGPARILGPDFVELLLTPPGLGFTVDQPWFMGELAGNGAAGHTGFTGTSLVLDPRTDTFLILLANTVHPRRRAPDSGPRARLATRLARAVI; this is encoded by the coding sequence GTGCCGTCCCTGGAAGACACGGGGGAACACCCGTGCGGGGTCGGAGGGAGACGAGCACTGAGCGCACCGAAACTGCGCGCCGACACACCGGAACGGGCCGGGCTCGACCCCGCGGAACTCGGGCACCTGGTCGGCGAGGTGCACGCCCTCACCGCCGGAGACCGCCCCTGGGCGCCCGGCGCCGTCGTGCTGGCCGGCCGCGGACCCGTGATCGCCGTCGCCGAGGCGGCGGGCTTCGCCGTCCGCTACTCCGGCTACGACCCCGAGACCGACACCGGTGTCGAACTGCCGCCCGCCGCCCGGGTCCCGGCCACCGTCGACACACCCTTCGACCTGGCCTCCCTCACCAAGCTGTTCACCTCCGTCGCCGCCGTGCAGCAGATCGAGCGCGGCACCCTCGGCATGAACGCCCGGGTCGGCGACTACCTGCCCGACTTCCACGCCGCGGCCGCCCACGGCATCACCGTGCGGCAACTGCTCACCCACACCTCCGGGCTCCGCCCCGAACTCCCGCTGTACGACTGCCCGGACGACGCCACCCGCCTGTCCCTGCTGCGCGCCGAGGCCCCGACGAGCACACCCGGCCGGTATCTCTACTCCGACCTGAACATGCTCGTGCTCCAGTCCGTGCTGGAGCGGATCACCGGCCGGCCGCTCGACGTCCTCGTCCAGGACGGCATCACCCGCCCGCTCGGCATGACGGCCACCAGCTTCGGCCCCTGCCGGGGCGCGGCCGCCACCGAGGACCAGCGGCGGCCGTGGGCCAAGGCGGACCGCGGGATGCTGCGGGGCGTCGTCCACGACGAGAACGCCTGGGCGCTGGGTGGCGTGGCCGGACACGCGGGCCTGTTCTCCACCGCCCCCGACCTGGCGGTCTTCTGCCGCGCCCTGCTGGCCGGCGGCTCCTACGGCCCGGCCCGCATCCTCGGCCCCGACTTCGTCGAACTGCTCCTCACCCCACCCGGCCTGGGCTTCACCGTCGACCAGCCGTGGTTCATGGGCGAACTCGCGGGCAACGGCGCGGCCGGCCACACGGGCTTCACCGGCACGTCCCTCGTCCTCGACCCGAGAACGGACACGTTCCTGATCCTGCTGGCCAACACGGTCCACCCGAGGCGCCGGGCACCGGACAGCGGGCCGAGGGCGAGACTGGCGACGCGACTGGCGAGAGCCGTGATCTGA